One window of Melioribacteraceae bacterium 4301-Me genomic DNA carries:
- a CDS encoding RNA recognition motif domain-containing protein has product MNIYIGNLSPQVTDQELKDLFNEYGLTQNVKIIRDIFTGDSKGFGFVEMNDKSAALKAIEALNAKELKGKKIVVNEARPKNDKKRGGGRGGNYGSNKRRW; this is encoded by the coding sequence ATGAACATTTACATTGGCAATCTTTCACCTCAAGTAACTGACCAAGAGTTAAAAGACCTTTTTAATGAATATGGTTTAACTCAGAACGTAAAAATAATACGAGATATTTTTACTGGCGATTCCAAAGGTTTTGGTTTCGTTGAGATGAATGATAAATCAGCTGCATTAAAAGCTATTGAGGCATTGAATGCTAAAGAATTAAAGGGTAAAAAGATTGTAGTCAACGAAGCTCGCCCTAAAAATGATAAAAAACGCGGTGGCGGTAGAGGAGGTAACTATGGCAGTAATAAAAGACGATGGTAA
- a CDS encoding GIY-YIG nuclease family protein, producing the protein MYYTYILKSQFNGTYYKGSTSDLEKRLKFHNAGKSKYTKKYRPWKLHYYESFETKTEAIKRELFFKSVEGHFWLKQNGII; encoded by the coding sequence ATGTATTACACTTATATCTTAAAAAGTCAATTTAACGGTACATATTATAAAGGTTCTACTTCTGATTTAGAAAAACGACTCAAATTCCACAACGCCGGTAAATCCAAATACACTAAAAAATACCGACCTTGGAAGCTCCATTATTATGAATCTTTCGAAACGAAAACTGAGGCCATAAAACGAGAATTATTTTTTAAGAGCGTAGAAGGTCATTTCTGGCTAAAGCAAAATGGAATAATCTAA
- a CDS encoding transposase encodes MTFGKKLRKKREVETVFGDIKHNQLFKRFYLRGIEKVNAELGLVAMSHNIKKLRLMINWTY; translated from the coding sequence ATCACATTTGGGAAAAAGCTAAGGAAAAAGCGAGAGGTAGAAACAGTATTTGGAGATATAAAACATAATCAACTATTTAAGAGATTTTATTTAAGGGGTATTGAAAAAGTTAATGCAGAATTAGGATTAGTAGCTATGTCACATAACATTAAAAAGCTGAGACTGATGATCAACTGGACATACTGA
- a CDS encoding 6-phosphofructokinase, with protein sequence MKKVKRIGILTGGGDCPGLNAVIRGVTKPAHDHGLTVLGILDGFEGLVEGKAMELYNKDVSGILATGGTILGSSNKGDPFHWPEEFDGKIKIIDRSKDALKNYEAWGLDVLIAIGGDGTMHITHQLSQMGINVVGVPKTIDNDLEATDQTFGHDSAVFVVSEALDRLHTTASSHHRVMVIEVMGRYAGWIALHGGLAGGADIILIPEIPFDWEFVYDKVIQRNMMGKRFSLVCVAEGAKPKDGNIVIKGKDPKRTDPVQLGGIGELVSRKISENTGLETRYAVLGHLQRGGSPTPFDRILATKFGTSAIELAIKKQFGKMVALRGWEIKSVKIEDAISRQKLVKATDQAVLAAHAVGVSFGTEKL encoded by the coding sequence ATGAAAAAAGTAAAACGTATTGGCATTTTAACTGGTGGTGGTGATTGTCCTGGACTAAACGCAGTAATTAGAGGTGTAACAAAACCTGCCCACGACCACGGATTAACAGTACTTGGCATACTAGATGGATTTGAAGGATTGGTAGAAGGTAAAGCAATGGAATTATATAATAAAGATGTTTCCGGCATTCTTGCTACTGGTGGAACTATTTTAGGTTCTTCAAATAAGGGTGACCCATTCCATTGGCCGGAAGAATTTGATGGGAAAATCAAAATTATTGATCGCTCGAAAGATGCTCTTAAAAATTATGAAGCTTGGGGACTTGATGTGTTAATAGCAATTGGCGGTGATGGAACGATGCACATTACTCATCAACTTTCTCAAATGGGAATAAATGTAGTTGGAGTTCCTAAAACTATCGATAATGATTTAGAAGCCACCGACCAAACATTTGGGCATGATTCTGCTGTATTTGTAGTTTCCGAAGCACTTGACAGATTGCATACTACAGCCTCTTCACATCATCGTGTAATGGTAATTGAGGTGATGGGAAGATATGCAGGTTGGATTGCCCTTCATGGCGGATTAGCCGGAGGAGCAGATATAATTTTAATTCCAGAAATCCCATTTGATTGGGAATTTGTTTATGATAAAGTGATTCAAAGAAATATGATGGGTAAAAGATTTAGTTTAGTTTGTGTTGCAGAGGGTGCAAAACCAAAAGATGGAAATATAGTTATAAAAGGAAAAGACCCTAAACGTACTGATCCAGTCCAACTTGGTGGAATAGGAGAGTTGGTTTCAAGAAAAATTTCTGAAAATACAGGTTTAGAAACACGATACGCTGTTTTGGGTCATTTGCAACGGGGAGGCAGTCCTACTCCATTTGACAGAATTTTAGCCACGAAATTTGGGACTAGTGCAATTGAGTTAGCCATAAAAAAACAATTTGGTAAAATGGTGGCATTAAGAGGATGGGAAATAAAAAGTGTTAAAATTGAAGATGCTATTTCGCGTCAAAAACTTGTTAAAGCAACTGACCAAGCTGTCTTAGCAGCTCATGCAGTCGGAGTAAGTTTTGGCACGGAAAAATTATAG
- the rnhC gene encoding ribonuclease HIII, with product MQNEKVAEELIEKISLLLKNNFFNPSAIEKKDYNFELTVEKNHQKVKVQVYFGKKGIKVILQGNAENELYKEVERIIADEPKFQFTEEKILEPDEYIGSDESGKGDFFGPLVTAAFYVNELSKKELLKLGVRDSKDVSDTQISFIANQIKKRFSDDFEIVIITPLKYNELYKSFKNLNKILNWSHSKAIENLLKRKKCSYIITDKFSNENLQLSFSNEFNNIEFFQFQKAEKYIGVAAASILARNRVNSWFEEQKKNGLELPKGSSESVEKIAKDIVLKYGKDKLSELAKEHFKITSKV from the coding sequence ATGCAAAACGAAAAGGTAGCCGAAGAATTAATAGAAAAAATATCTCTTCTGCTGAAAAATAATTTTTTTAATCCTTCTGCAATTGAAAAAAAGGATTACAATTTTGAATTAACTGTGGAAAAGAATCATCAAAAAGTTAAGGTACAAGTCTACTTTGGGAAAAAAGGCATCAAAGTTATTTTACAGGGGAATGCTGAAAATGAGCTTTATAAAGAAGTTGAAAGAATAATAGCTGATGAACCTAAGTTTCAATTTACCGAAGAAAAGATACTTGAGCCTGATGAGTATATAGGAAGTGATGAATCTGGCAAAGGTGATTTTTTTGGTCCTTTAGTTACGGCAGCTTTTTATGTTAATGAATTATCCAAAAAAGAATTATTAAAACTTGGTGTAAGAGATAGTAAAGATGTTTCAGATACTCAAATTTCATTTATTGCTAATCAAATTAAGAAGAGATTTTCTGATGACTTTGAAATAGTAATTATCACCCCCTTAAAATATAACGAGCTTTACAAAAGTTTTAAGAACCTAAACAAAATTTTAAACTGGTCACATTCAAAAGCAATTGAAAATCTTTTGAAAAGGAAAAAATGTAGTTATATAATTACTGACAAGTTTAGCAATGAAAACTTACAACTATCATTTTCCAATGAGTTCAATAACATAGAATTCTTTCAATTTCAGAAAGCAGAAAAATATATTGGTGTTGCTGCTGCTTCAATATTGGCTAGAAACAGAGTTAACAGCTGGTTTGAAGAACAAAAAAAGAATGGCTTAGAATTACCAAAGGGTTCTTCTGAATCAGTAGAGAAAATTGCGAAGGATATTGTATTAAAATATGGTAAGGATAAACTATCCGAATTGGCTAAGGAACACTTTAAAATAACAAGTAAAGTTTAG